Proteins encoded in a region of the Deltaproteobacteria bacterium genome:
- a CDS encoding ion transporter yields MGESVTLRDRTLLDRIRSFVEHRATQQWITILIVLNALVLALETSPAAMAAAGSFLKLADRVILAIFVVEILLKVVGQRRDFVRDAWNHFDTIVVAIALIPATEFLSVMRALRILRVFRLISTVPAMRRVVGALLHAVPGMGSVVMLLLVIYFVFSVMATNLFADRFPDWFGNIGSSAYTLFQIMTLESWSMGIVRPVMQVFPYAWLFFVPFILITSFAVLNLFIGIIVDAMQTHGHGEDASKPSTASGSEPTLTDLQAEIRALRDELAELKRN; encoded by the coding sequence ATGGGCGAATCTGTAACCCTCCGTGACCGAACTCTCTTGGACCGTATCCGCTCATTTGTCGAGCACCGCGCCACGCAACAGTGGATCACGATCCTGATCGTGCTGAACGCCCTGGTGCTGGCGCTGGAGACCAGTCCGGCGGCCATGGCGGCGGCCGGTAGCTTCCTCAAGCTCGCCGACCGGGTGATCCTGGCGATCTTCGTGGTGGAGATCCTGCTCAAGGTGGTGGGACAGCGCCGCGATTTCGTTCGCGACGCCTGGAACCACTTCGACACCATCGTGGTGGCCATCGCGCTGATCCCGGCCACCGAGTTTCTCTCTGTGATGCGGGCTTTGCGGATCCTTCGTGTCTTCCGGCTGATATCCACCGTGCCCGCCATGCGCCGCGTTGTCGGCGCGCTGCTGCACGCGGTGCCGGGCATGGGCTCGGTGGTGATGTTGCTCCTGGTGATCTACTTCGTGTTCTCGGTGATGGCCACCAACCTGTTCGCCGACCGCTTCCCGGACTGGTTCGGAAACATCGGCAGCTCGGCCTATACACTGTTCCAGATCATGACCCTGGAGAGCTGGTCCATGGGTATCGTGCGGCCGGTGATGCAGGTGTTCCCGTATGCCTGGCTCTTCTTTGTGCCGTTCATCCTGATCACGTCGTTCGCCGTCCTGAACCTGTTCATCGGCATCATCGTCGACGCGATGCAGACCCACGGCCATGGAGAGGACGCAAGCAAGCCATCCACGGCATCCGGCTCCGAACCGACCCTGACGGACCTGCAGGCCGAGATACGCGCGTTGCGGGACGAGTTGGCGGAACTGAAACGGAACTAG
- a CDS encoding TRAP transporter small permease subunit has translation MARARSDADGNRPGTANALYRALALSLAATTFVYLFNNYLDFWQGWPGAGRVFMGGPLRGTAALQAWLQLASYVLTVVAVIVLALRTRDRPFASDAALLSAVTAYIIGTAFWATFLIGIVDGIISFLRVEGLLPAVFGDTLAQQLGISRLRGTYVHLPLILIAAVIACFKRGLDFIWLSLLVVVAEFQIVIARFIFSYEQAFMGDLVRFWYAALFLFASAHTLVAGGHVRVDVLFTHFSERRKALVNAWGSMVLGVPLCWTILAVGMSGKASVINSPLLYFETSQSGFGLYVKYLMAGFLAVYAVSMMTQFLAYFLDAMAVLRGQAASHPTPEPS, from the coding sequence GTGGCAAGGGCTCGGTCGGACGCGGACGGCAACCGACCCGGCACGGCGAATGCGCTCTATCGCGCGTTGGCGCTGTCGCTGGCCGCGACGACCTTTGTTTACCTCTTCAACAACTACCTCGACTTCTGGCAGGGCTGGCCCGGCGCGGGGCGCGTCTTCATGGGCGGACCGTTGCGCGGAACGGCGGCGCTCCAGGCATGGCTGCAGCTCGCCAGCTATGTCCTCACGGTAGTCGCCGTCATCGTCCTCGCGCTCAGGACGCGCGACCGGCCCTTCGCCTCGGACGCCGCGCTGCTCAGCGCGGTCACCGCCTATATCATCGGCACGGCGTTCTGGGCAACGTTCCTGATCGGCATCGTCGACGGCATCATTTCCTTCCTGCGCGTGGAAGGACTGTTGCCCGCGGTTTTCGGCGACACGCTGGCACAGCAACTGGGCATCTCCCGCTTACGCGGCACCTACGTGCATCTCCCCCTGATACTCATCGCGGCGGTGATCGCGTGCTTCAAGCGGGGGCTCGACTTCATCTGGCTTTCGCTGCTGGTGGTGGTGGCCGAGTTCCAGATCGTCATCGCGCGCTTCATCTTCTCCTACGAGCAGGCCTTCATGGGCGACCTGGTACGTTTCTGGTATGCCGCGCTGTTCCTGTTCGCCAGCGCCCACACGCTCGTCGCGGGGGGCCACGTGCGCGTGGATGTCCTGTTCACCCACTTCAGCGAACGGCGCAAGGCCCTGGTCAACGCGTGGGGCTCCATGGTCCTGGGCGTGCCGCTGTGCTGGACCATCCTTGCCGTGGGCATGTCGGGCAAGGCGTCGGTCATCAACAGCCCGCTGCTCTACTTCGAGACGTCGCAGAGCGGCTTCGGCCTCTACGTCAAGTACCTGATGGCGGGGTTCCTCGCCGTCTACGCCGTCTCCATGATGACGCAGTTCCTGGCGTACTTCCTGGACGCCATGGCCGTCCTGCGCGGCCAAGCCGCAAGTCATCCAACACCCGAGCCGTCCTGA
- a CDS encoding RecQ family ATP-dependent DNA helicase: MPPWVRHQFPEAGRLVRRLRDMACAEPDCGWCRERHDPRKELKRWFGFNDFRPEPVDDDGRPMQRTIVEASMTGRHVLGILPTGTGKSLCYQIPALSRYDKTGALTVVISPLVALMADQVAGLEARGIACCVAVNGLLSMPERADALDRVRLGDAGILLCSPEQLRAPSLRRALGQREIGAWVLDEAHCLSRWGHDFRPDYLYVGRFIRERADGEPPPVLCLTATAKPDVVNDITRHFRDRLGIELAVINGGVERSNLTFEVMPTSGGAKFADIHQVLTSHLPAGAPGGAIIYCATRRQSEEVAEFLQLKGVAADHFHAGLSPETKKDVQRRFIGGELNAIAATNAFGMGIDKPDVRLVIHADIPGSLENYLQEAGRAGRDRAEARCVLLYSAEDVERQFGMSARSRLTRAEIHGILRALRNLDRKKRMRGEVVATAGEILGEDEEQVFERDSATDDTRVRTAVAWLEEAQLLTREENRVQVFPSSLRVRSAEEVRERLQRAPVTAAYRDQLERVAAALIDARPDDGLSTDELMGVSGLSPEGVRHALYDLERLDIASNDTALTAFVHAGVEHSSLKRLEAATELETALIRHMRDAAPDLGKGDTSSLHLRVASQVLRDEGLTDPLPERLWRILRGIAYDGRGEDGAAGSLAARKLDAEIVRVTLHREWEAVEETARIRRDGARLLLQHLLECLPPGARGTDLLAETTLGRLTHALVSDLEIKSRIRYPARLLDRALLWLHELEVIRLNKGLTVFRPAMTIHLQQERRGFANADFTPLAFHYRGQVMQIHVMVEFAERGLKAVADATRMALDYFALKQDAFLERWLPGRTREIGRQTTPESWTAIVEELKHPVQQRIVADDREQTNVLVLAGPGSGKTRVLVHRIAYLIRARRENARGILALAYNRHAAVDIRRRLGELIGDDARGVTVMTCHALAMRLAGASFTGREERPDDDMFRDVLQRAIDLLRGQGLAPEDADEQRTRLLAGFRWILVDEYQDIAADQYELISALAGRTLDDEAGKLTVFAVGDDDQNIYAFNGASVEYIRRFQEDYGPRPVHLIENYRSTAHIIDAANTVIGPARDRMKEEYPIRINAARAKEAPGGTWQELDPVGRGRVEILSTPRDPVAQARIVMAELQRLSTRSPDWDWARCAVIAREWSYLVPVRAFCEANEIPVQMGNEEIPGFWRLRETRNLVEWLRGRDSGLVDGAALRGAVEACPAGPWQDLLRQAIDEHALETGGGETSVDHVIEWFAEWGREIRRRQRGLLLLTAHRAKGLEFDHVAVLDGGWERVARNDDPDAPRRLLYVAMTRARETLALASFEGAQPLQDGLLTRPSVLRRDPLELPSCQPSLRYRHVQPTLRDVDLGFAGRHAARHMTHRAIAALAPGTALETRVVNGGRWELQDSAGTTVGRLAASFEPPPGMRCRSASVLAIIAWSREASEPSYRDAAKCDTWEVVVPELVFEPVDT, from the coding sequence ATGCCTCCCTGGGTGCGCCACCAGTTCCCGGAGGCGGGCCGGCTGGTGCGGCGGCTGCGGGACATGGCCTGCGCGGAGCCTGACTGCGGCTGGTGCCGGGAACGCCACGACCCGCGCAAGGAGCTCAAGCGCTGGTTCGGCTTCAACGACTTCCGGCCCGAGCCTGTGGACGACGACGGACGGCCGATGCAGCGCACCATCGTCGAGGCGTCCATGACCGGCCGGCACGTGCTCGGGATCCTGCCCACGGGCACGGGCAAGTCGCTGTGCTACCAGATCCCGGCGTTGTCGCGCTACGACAAGACCGGCGCGCTGACGGTGGTGATCTCGCCCCTGGTGGCGCTCATGGCGGACCAGGTGGCCGGACTGGAGGCACGCGGCATTGCCTGTTGCGTAGCCGTGAACGGGCTCTTGTCCATGCCCGAGCGCGCCGACGCCCTGGACCGGGTGCGGCTCGGAGACGCGGGCATCCTGCTCTGCTCGCCCGAACAGCTCCGGGCGCCTTCCCTGCGCCGCGCCCTCGGCCAGCGGGAGATAGGCGCCTGGGTGCTGGACGAGGCCCACTGCCTGTCGCGCTGGGGGCACGACTTCCGCCCCGACTACCTCTACGTGGGCCGGTTCATCCGGGAGAGAGCCGACGGCGAGCCGCCGCCGGTGCTGTGTCTCACGGCCACGGCCAAGCCGGACGTAGTGAACGACATCACGCGACACTTCCGCGACCGGCTCGGCATCGAGCTGGCGGTCATCAACGGGGGCGTCGAGCGCTCCAACCTGACCTTCGAGGTCATGCCCACCTCCGGCGGCGCGAAGTTCGCCGACATCCACCAAGTGTTGACCTCGCACCTGCCGGCGGGAGCGCCCGGCGGCGCCATCATCTACTGCGCCACGCGCCGCCAGAGCGAAGAGGTAGCGGAGTTTCTGCAACTCAAGGGCGTGGCCGCGGACCATTTCCACGCGGGGCTCTCGCCGGAGACCAAGAAGGACGTGCAGCGGCGCTTCATCGGCGGCGAACTGAACGCCATCGCCGCCACCAACGCCTTCGGCATGGGCATCGACAAGCCCGACGTGCGGCTGGTGATACACGCCGACATCCCGGGGTCGCTGGAGAACTATCTCCAGGAGGCGGGCCGCGCCGGCCGCGACCGGGCCGAGGCGCGCTGCGTGCTGCTGTACTCGGCCGAGGACGTGGAGCGGCAGTTCGGCATGTCGGCGCGCTCGCGGCTGACGCGAGCGGAGATCCACGGCATCCTGCGGGCGCTGCGCAACCTGGACCGGAAGAAGCGCATGCGCGGCGAGGTGGTGGCCACCGCCGGAGAGATCCTCGGCGAGGACGAGGAGCAGGTGTTCGAGCGCGACTCCGCCACCGACGACACCCGCGTGCGCACCGCGGTCGCGTGGCTGGAAGAGGCGCAGTTGCTCACGCGGGAAGAGAACCGCGTGCAGGTGTTCCCCTCGTCACTGCGCGTGCGGTCGGCGGAGGAGGTGCGCGAACGTCTTCAGCGAGCGCCCGTCACGGCGGCTTATCGCGACCAGTTGGAACGCGTGGCCGCGGCGTTGATCGACGCCAGGCCGGACGACGGCCTCTCCACCGACGAACTGATGGGCGTGTCCGGCCTGAGCCCCGAGGGCGTGCGCCACGCCCTCTACGACCTGGAACGGCTGGACATCGCCAGCAACGACACGGCCTTGACCGCGTTCGTTCACGCGGGCGTGGAACACTCTTCCCTGAAGCGTCTGGAGGCGGCGACCGAACTGGAGACCGCGCTGATCCGGCACATGCGCGACGCGGCGCCGGACCTGGGCAAGGGCGACACCTCGTCGCTGCACCTGCGTGTGGCCTCCCAGGTGCTGCGGGACGAGGGCCTGACCGACCCCCTGCCGGAACGGCTGTGGCGCATCCTCCGGGGCATCGCCTACGACGGCCGTGGCGAGGACGGCGCCGCCGGCAGCCTCGCCGCGCGCAAGCTCGACGCGGAGATCGTGCGGGTGACGCTGCACCGCGAATGGGAAGCAGTGGAGGAGACCGCGCGCATACGGCGCGACGGAGCCAGGCTCCTGCTCCAGCACCTGCTGGAATGCCTGCCGCCAGGCGCCCGCGGCACGGACCTGCTGGCGGAGACCACCCTGGGCCGGCTCACCCATGCCCTGGTATCCGACCTGGAGATCAAGAGCAGAATCCGCTACCCGGCAAGGCTGCTGGACCGCGCCCTGCTGTGGCTGCACGAGCTGGAGGTCATCCGTCTCAACAAGGGGTTGACGGTGTTCCGGCCTGCCATGACGATCCACCTGCAACAAGAGCGGCGGGGCTTCGCCAACGCCGACTTCACACCCCTGGCGTTTCACTACCGCGGACAGGTGATGCAGATCCACGTGATGGTGGAGTTCGCCGAGCGCGGCCTGAAAGCCGTGGCCGATGCGACCCGGATGGCGCTGGACTACTTCGCGCTGAAGCAGGATGCGTTCCTCGAACGCTGGCTGCCCGGACGCACCCGCGAGATCGGGAGACAGACCACGCCCGAGTCGTGGACGGCTATCGTGGAGGAACTCAAGCACCCCGTGCAGCAGCGCATCGTCGCCGACGACCGCGAGCAGACCAACGTGCTGGTGTTGGCAGGCCCGGGCTCCGGCAAGACCCGTGTGCTGGTCCACCGCATCGCCTATCTCATCCGCGCCCGGCGCGAGAACGCCCGCGGCATCCTGGCGCTGGCCTACAACCGGCATGCGGCCGTGGACATCCGCCGCCGCCTCGGGGAGCTGATCGGCGATGACGCGCGCGGCGTGACCGTGATGACTTGCCATGCCCTGGCCATGCGACTCGCCGGAGCGAGTTTTACCGGGCGCGAGGAACGCCCGGACGACGATATGTTCCGGGACGTGCTGCAAAGGGCCATCGACCTGCTGCGCGGACAAGGGCTTGCGCCGGAGGATGCCGACGAGCAGAGGACGCGTCTTTTGGCTGGTTTCCGTTGGATCCTGGTGGACGAGTATCAGGACATCGCCGCGGACCAGTACGAATTGATCTCGGCGCTCGCCGGGCGGACGCTCGACGACGAAGCCGGCAAGCTCACCGTATTCGCGGTGGGCGACGACGACCAGAACATCTACGCTTTCAACGGCGCCTCGGTGGAGTATATCCGTCGCTTCCAGGAGGACTACGGGCCGCGGCCCGTACACCTCATCGAGAACTACCGCTCCACCGCCCATATCATCGACGCGGCCAACACCGTCATCGGGCCGGCGCGGGATCGGATGAAGGAAGAGTATCCCATTCGCATCAACGCGGCACGGGCCAAGGAGGCGCCGGGCGGGACTTGGCAGGAGTTGGATCCCGTGGGACGGGGACGGGTTGAAATCCTGTCTACGCCGCGGGACCCGGTGGCGCAGGCGAGGATCGTCATGGCGGAGTTGCAGCGGCTGTCGACCCGGTCACCCGACTGGGATTGGGCTCGCTGTGCCGTGATCGCACGCGAATGGAGCTATCTGGTCCCGGTGCGCGCGTTCTGCGAGGCCAACGAAATCCCGGTTCAGATGGGCAACGAGGAGATTCCCGGCTTCTGGCGTCTGCGCGAAACCCGGAACCTCGTCGAATGGCTGCGAGGTCGCGACTCCGGGCTCGTGGACGGCGCAGCACTGCGCGGTGCGGTGGAAGCGTGCCCGGCCGGCCCTTGGCAGGATCTGCTTCGGCAAGCCATCGACGAGCACGCGCTGGAAACCGGCGGCGGCGAAACCTCCGTAGACCACGTCATCGAATGGTTCGCCGAGTGGGGCCGTGAGATACGTCGGCGGCAGCGCGGCCTCCTTCTGCTCACCGCCCACCGCGCCAAGGGGCTGGAATTCGATCACGTCGCCGTGTTGGACGGGGGATGGGAACGCGTGGCACGCAACGACGACCCCGACGCGCCGCGGCGGCTCCTCTATGTGGCCATGACGCGGGCGCGGGAGACCCTTGCGCTCGCGAGTTTCGAAGGAGCTCAGCCGCTACAGGACGGGTTGCTCACGCGTCCCTCCGTACTCCGCCGGGACCCGCTCGAACTTCCCTCCTGCCAACCCTCGCTACGATACCGCCACGTCCAGCCCACTCTCCGTGACGTGGACCTGGGGTTCGCCGGGCGCCATGCCGCCCGCCACATGACGCACCGGGCCATCGCCGCGCTGGCGCCCGGCACCGCGCTGGAAACACGGGTGGTGAACGGAGGCCGGTGGGAACTGCAGGACTCCGCCGGTACGACCGTAGGGCGCCTCGCCGCGAGCTTCGAGCCGCCGCCTGGCATGCGTTGCCGGTCCGCCTCTGTGCTGGCGATCATCGCGTGGAGCCGTGAGGCGTCCGAGCCCAGCTACCGCGACGCCGCCAAATGCGACACATGGGAGGTGGTGGTGCCGGAACTGGTGTTCGAGCCGGTGGATACCTGA
- a CDS encoding TRAP transporter large permease subunit, translating into MELFFLALLILAMAAALASGFPVAFALPGSAILTIGLAAVAGYVFTGDTHSFFAQDGPVQWLTAGVTNFRGVYWEVERDTIIAVPLFVFMGIMLQRSKIAEDLLVTMARLFGPVPGGLGISVVLVGALLAATTGILGATVVAMGLISLPAMLRNGYSRQLATGTISAAGTLGQIIPPSVVLIILADQLSNATDQASTLRQVDYKAATGNFVMPTEFDITSASAGDMFLGAIVPGLVLVGLYVIYILAVALIRPGSAPAIPMEGRFDREFALKVVLALVPPLALILAVLGSIIAGIATVNQAGAIGAVGATIMAGYRLTEGQRGSFTPAIIAGVSLIALFVLLATVDLNIRTVHGAYEAAGVIAAAIAVTGLLVAVVWSGWRAYRTERMLAGVMVETAKTTAMVFIILLGAAMLTAAFRGFGGEELVKEFLTTLPGGFWTQFVVVMAVIFILGFFLDFIEIAVVVVPIVAPILLSDPSANITAVWLGVMIGVNMQTSFLTPPFGFALFYLRGVAPPSVLTTDIYRGVVAFIALQLVALGIVGFYPPLVNYLPARTSLTGETAPPPRNPRLQRCLEQYLFEQYDRDAETIRASIRTAQGLDTSYLPEKVRKSLTGGMEKAARTFDLVSEVRRTDAERKAFGETYKSTHAVVRRINADERRIDREIREIRTTIRRMGRNADAEVVAELRHEVEELTKRREQVEATRPEGEKELRKRYLALEKKENTARRDYRRNVDDAASSVRTVRETLAKVPALEAAGAKIKALPEILSTQPPQQAGAAIRDAERALRAVPGTHDLRENLSKARSDARRGASGRQRAEKRLGDAVAELERELQWRSRAARDLDPGLAAYEDALRETIGIRQLERLPTSTAKEVAACLSHHRDISLSF; encoded by the coding sequence GTGGAACTGTTCTTCCTCGCACTGCTGATCCTGGCCATGGCCGCGGCCCTGGCATCGGGTTTCCCGGTGGCGTTCGCGCTCCCCGGCTCGGCCATCCTGACCATCGGGCTGGCCGCGGTGGCCGGCTACGTCTTCACCGGCGACACCCACTCCTTCTTCGCCCAGGACGGCCCCGTCCAGTGGCTCACCGCCGGCGTCACCAACTTCCGCGGGGTCTACTGGGAGGTCGAACGCGACACCATCATCGCCGTGCCGCTGTTCGTGTTCATGGGCATCATGCTGCAGCGCTCCAAGATCGCCGAGGACCTGCTGGTGACCATGGCGCGCCTGTTCGGGCCGGTGCCGGGCGGTCTCGGCATCTCGGTGGTGCTGGTGGGGGCCCTGCTCGCCGCCACCACCGGCATTCTCGGCGCCACCGTGGTGGCCATGGGCCTGATCTCGCTGCCCGCCATGCTGCGCAACGGCTACTCGCGGCAGCTCGCCACCGGGACCATCTCCGCGGCCGGGACCCTGGGCCAGATCATCCCGCCCTCGGTCGTGCTGATCATCCTGGCCGACCAGCTCTCCAACGCCACCGACCAGGCGAGCACGTTGCGGCAGGTGGACTACAAGGCCGCCACCGGCAACTTCGTCATGCCCACGGAGTTCGACATCACCTCGGCCAGCGCCGGCGACATGTTCCTGGGCGCCATCGTGCCCGGGCTGGTGCTGGTGGGCCTGTACGTCATCTATATCCTGGCGGTGGCGCTCATCCGGCCCGGCAGCGCGCCGGCCATCCCCATGGAGGGGCGCTTCGATCGCGAGTTCGCCCTCAAGGTGGTGCTGGCGCTGGTGCCGCCCCTGGCGCTGATCCTGGCAGTGCTCGGGTCGATCATCGCCGGCATCGCCACGGTCAACCAGGCCGGCGCCATCGGCGCCGTCGGCGCCACCATCATGGCCGGATACCGGCTGACCGAAGGACAGCGCGGGTCCTTCACGCCTGCCATCATCGCGGGCGTCTCCCTGATCGCGCTGTTCGTCCTGCTGGCGACCGTCGACCTGAACATACGCACCGTCCACGGCGCCTACGAGGCGGCTGGCGTCATCGCCGCCGCCATCGCGGTGACCGGACTGCTGGTGGCGGTGGTGTGGAGCGGCTGGCGCGCCTACCGCACGGAACGGATGCTCGCGGGCGTCATGGTGGAGACCGCCAAGACCACGGCCATGGTCTTCATCATCCTGCTGGGCGCGGCCATGCTCACGGCGGCGTTCCGAGGCTTCGGCGGCGAGGAGCTGGTGAAGGAGTTCCTGACCACCCTGCCGGGCGGTTTCTGGACCCAGTTCGTGGTGGTCATGGCGGTGATCTTCATCCTCGGCTTCTTCCTCGACTTCATCGAGATCGCGGTGGTGGTGGTGCCCATCGTGGCGCCCATCCTGCTGTCGGATCCCTCCGCCAACATCACCGCGGTGTGGCTCGGCGTCATGATCGGCGTCAACATGCAGACCTCCTTCCTGACGCCGCCGTTCGGCTTCGCCCTGTTCTACCTGCGCGGCGTCGCCCCGCCCTCGGTGCTGACCACGGACATCTACCGGGGCGTGGTGGCGTTCATCGCGCTGCAGCTCGTGGCCCTGGGCATCGTCGGGTTCTATCCTCCCCTCGTGAACTACCTGCCGGCACGCACGTCGCTCACCGGGGAGACCGCGCCGCCGCCGCGGAACCCGCGCCTCCAGCGCTGCCTGGAACAGTACCTGTTCGAGCAGTACGATCGCGACGCCGAGACCATCCGGGCAAGCATACGGACCGCTCAAGGCCTCGATACGAGCTATCTCCCGGAGAAAGTGCGCAAGAGCCTGACGGGCGGCATGGAAAAGGCCGCGCGCACCTTCGACCTGGTTTCCGAGGTCCGCCGTACCGACGCGGAACGAAAGGCGTTCGGGGAGACCTACAAGTCCACCCATGCCGTGGTCCGGAGGATCAACGCGGACGAGCGGCGCATCGACCGGGAGATCCGCGAGATCCGGACCACCATCCGGCGGATGGGACGGAATGCCGACGCCGAGGTGGTAGCGGAGTTGCGCCACGAGGTCGAGGAGCTGACGAAGCGAAGGGAACAGGTGGAGGCGACGCGCCCGGAGGGAGAGAAGGAGCTGCGCAAGCGCTACCTAGCACTGGAGAAGAAGGAAAACACCGCCCGCCGCGACTACCGGCGCAATGTCGACGATGCCGCCTCGTCGGTTCGAACGGTGCGCGAGACGCTCGCCAAGGTTCCGGCCCTGGAAGCAGCCGGCGCGAAGATCAAGGCCTTGCCGGAGATATTGAGCACGCAACCGCCTCAACAGGCGGGCGCCGCGATCCGCGACGCCGAGCGGGCACTCCGCGCCGTTCCCGGAACCCACGACTTGCGGGAAAACCTCTCGAAGGCGCGCTCGGACGCGAGGCGCGGCGCCTCCGGCCGGCAACGCGCCGAGAAGCGGCTGGGGGATGCGGTGGCCGAGTTGGAGCGGGAGCTGCAATGGCGCTCCCGCGCCGCCCGTGACCTGGACCCCGGTCTGGCCGCCTACGAGGACGCCCTGCGCGAAACCATAGGCATCCGCCAGCTCGAACGCCTGCCGACCTCGACGGCCAAGGAAGTGGCCGCCTGCCTGTCGCACCACCGGGACATCTCGTTGAGTTTCTAG
- a CDS encoding TRAP transporter substrate-binding protein, with translation MKRRDFITGAAVGTAATVLSSGKLVQAQKAPAAMKDRVEIAIVTTWPRDFPGLGTGAQRFAKRLNDMSDGRIQVSYFAAGERVGAFDSFDEVASGNAQAYHAADYYWKGKHPGWAYFTSVPFGLTYTEFNGWVRFGGGQELWDELAGEFGLKGVMCGNTGVQMGGWFRKEINDADDLKGLKMRIPGLGGDVMAKLGASPVSLPGGQIYENLVSGAIDATEWVGPWNDEVMKFYEAAKYYYYPGMHEPGSMLSAGFNKKFWESLSKSDQTLIEAAAGMENDVMMSEYNAKNGAALARLRRDQGVQLRRFNDDIYDSFGKAAEEVFAGVVGHSALARRIHESFVKAREEIGGWSNVSDQAYVAQRNRVLGMSG, from the coding sequence ATGAAACGTCGTGACTTTATCACAGGCGCCGCGGTCGGCACGGCCGCTACGGTCTTGTCGAGCGGCAAGCTGGTCCAGGCCCAGAAGGCCCCCGCGGCCATGAAGGACCGCGTCGAGATCGCTATCGTCACCACTTGGCCGCGGGACTTCCCGGGTCTCGGCACCGGCGCGCAGCGTTTCGCCAAGCGCCTCAACGACATGAGCGACGGCCGCATCCAGGTGAGCTACTTCGCCGCGGGCGAGCGCGTCGGCGCCTTCGACTCGTTCGACGAGGTGGCCTCGGGCAACGCGCAGGCCTACCACGCGGCCGACTACTACTGGAAGGGGAAGCATCCCGGCTGGGCCTATTTCACGTCGGTGCCCTTCGGGCTCACGTACACCGAGTTCAACGGCTGGGTCCGTTTCGGCGGCGGGCAGGAGCTGTGGGACGAGTTGGCCGGGGAATTCGGACTCAAGGGTGTCATGTGCGGCAACACGGGCGTCCAGATGGGCGGCTGGTTCCGCAAGGAGATCAACGACGCGGACGACCTCAAGGGCCTCAAGATGCGTATCCCGGGCCTGGGCGGCGACGTCATGGCGAAGCTCGGCGCCTCGCCGGTGTCTCTGCCGGGCGGGCAGATCTACGAGAACCTGGTCTCGGGCGCCATCGACGCCACCGAATGGGTGGGACCCTGGAACGACGAGGTCATGAAGTTCTACGAGGCCGCCAAGTACTACTACTATCCCGGCATGCACGAGCCCGGCTCGATGTTGTCGGCGGGCTTCAACAAGAAGTTCTGGGAGTCGTTGTCGAAGTCGGATCAGACGTTGATCGAGGCCGCGGCCGGCATGGAGAACGACGTGATGATGTCCGAGTACAACGCCAAGAACGGCGCCGCGCTGGCCCGGCTGAGGCGCGACCAGGGAGTCCAGTTGCGCAGGTTCAACGACGACATCTACGACTCGTTCGGCAAGGCGGCCGAGGAAGTCTTTGCCGGGGTAGTGGGGCACAGCGCCCTTGCCCGGCGCATCCACGAGAGCTTCGTCAAGGCGCGCGAGGAAATCGGCGGCTGGTCGAACGTCTCCGACCAGGCATACGTGGCACAGCGCAACCGCGTGCTGGGCATGTCCGGCTAA
- a CDS encoding fumarylacetoacetate hydrolase family protein, with amino-acid sequence MKILRFNDDRIGVLKNGANVVDVSGIIQHRVEKGPQRVMEEVIANFDDYRKEFERLLREGSGFPLSVVKLLAPIPRPSKCLAAFVNYLDSPERTPESLPIEFFYKAPELLGPEGAVELPDIPAVVVTQPEAELAFVMGPCGRDVSEADAMDAVFGYVPFFDISNRGMVRRTQFLPKGQSTHSPCGPWITTADEVPDPHDLTVKSWVGGEARQDYNTRHMAHKIPELVSWLSRFVQLQPGDVIATGTYHVGLGPMNNGDTLEIDIEKLGKARFTVRADGPRKDTEWMPGKSQPPAGGGMSRV; translated from the coding sequence CGCGTGGAGAAGGGTCCGCAGCGGGTGATGGAGGAGGTGATCGCCAACTTCGACGACTACCGTAAGGAGTTTGAGCGGTTGCTGCGCGAGGGGTCCGGTTTCCCGTTGAGCGTGGTCAAGCTGCTGGCGCCCATCCCGAGACCGAGTAAGTGCCTCGCCGCGTTCGTCAACTATCTGGATTCCCCCGAGCGCACGCCCGAGAGCCTCCCCATCGAGTTCTTCTACAAGGCGCCCGAGCTGCTGGGGCCGGAAGGAGCGGTGGAGTTGCCCGACATTCCGGCGGTGGTGGTGACCCAGCCCGAGGCCGAGCTGGCCTTCGTCATGGGGCCGTGCGGCCGGGACGTCTCCGAGGCCGACGCCATGGACGCCGTCTTCGGCTACGTGCCGTTCTTCGACATCTCCAACCGGGGAATGGTGCGCAGGACCCAGTTCCTCCCCAAGGGGCAGAGCACGCACAGCCCCTGCGGCCCCTGGATCACCACCGCCGACGAGGTCCCCGATCCCCACGACCTCACCGTCAAGTCCTGGGTGGGCGGCGAGGCCCGGCAGGACTACAACACCCGCCACATGGCCCACAAGATCCCGGAGCTGGTCTCGTGGCTGTCGCGCTTCGTGCAGCTCCAGCCCGGCGACGTCATCGCCACCGGCACCTACCACGTGGGCCTCGGCCCCATGAACAACGGCGACACCCTGGAGATCGACATCGAGAAGCTCGGCAAGGCACGCTTCACCGTCCGCGCCGACGGCCCGCGCAAGGACACCGAGTGGATGCCGGGCAAGTCGCAGCCGCCCGCCGGGGGCGGGATGTCGAGGGTGTAA